The window CGGGATCCTCGGTGCCGGTGCGCTCGTCCGACGGCTCGGGACGCGACCGTTGATCCTGCTCGGTGGCGCGCTGCCCGTGGTCGGCATGGTCCTCGTCGCCCTGCTGGCCCCGGCGCAGGTGCCGGCGGGTGTCTGGGCGGGGCTGTTCCTGATCGGGTTCGGGTCCGGAGTCGCCGAGATCGGCCTCAACGTCGAGGCCGCCGCGGTCGAACGGCACATCGGCCGCCCAGTGGTGCCGGTGCTGCACGCCTGCTTCAGCCTGGGCACCGTCGTCGGCGGGGTCGTCGGCATCGCGATGACGGCTGCCCGGACACCGGTGGCCGTGCACCTGCTGGTGGGGGCCGCGGTGATGGCGGCACTCGCGGCGTTCGCTGCGCTCAACCTGCAGCCGCTCCCGCGTACCGCGGCACCGACGGACGGAGCCGACGCCGCGGACACCGTCGCCGCGTCCCGCGACACCACGGCGACCCGCCGATCCGTCATCACCGTGCAGCTCGCCCTCATCGCGGTGATCACGCTCGCGATGGCCTTCGCCGAGGGTGCCGCCAGCGACTGGCTCCCGCTCCTGATGACGACCGACCACGACGCCCCGGAAGCGGTCGGCTCGCTGGTCTTCACCGGGTTCGCGCTCGCGATGCTCATCGGTCGGTCGGCCGGTACCCCGCTCGTCATGCGGCTCGGGCGAGGCCCGGTCGTCCGGCTCTGCGCCGCGGTCGGCGGGATCGGGGTTCTGCTCGTGGTGGTCTCGCCGAGTCCGGTCGTCACGGCGATCGCCGCGGCCGTGTGGGGGCTCGGCATCGCCCTCGGGTTCCCACTCGCGATCTCGGCAGCGGGTGACCACCCGACCGACGGCGACCGCCGCGTGTCGGTCGTCGCCACCGCCGGGTACATCGCGTTCCTGGTCGGGCCGCCCCTGCTCGGCTTCGTCGGCGAGCACCTCGGGCTGCAGGCGGCGATGCTGGTGCCCCTCGTGCTGCTCGTCGCCGCCTTCGTCGTCGCGCCCGCCGCCCGTGACGCCGACGTCCGGCGGACCGTCCCCACCTGATCCGCGACGCCGGGCGCGCGTCCGTGCGCGGGTCCGGGCGCGCCGCCCCGCGGATCGGTACGGTCGTTCCCATGCCGTTCTTCCGCGACAGCCCCCAGCCGACCACCCCCTCGAAGATCCAGGCGGCGTGGTCCGACTCGGCGGGCCGCCTCGCGACGCGCTGCCTGCAGCTGATCATCGTCGTGGTGGTCATCGCGGGCGTCGTCTACGCCGGCGGCGTCCTGAGCGTCGTCACCATCCCGGTGCTGCTCGCGCTCATCATCGCGTCGGCCATGCACCCGGTCGTGTCCTGGCTCCGCAAGCACCGGGTGCCGTCCGTGCTGGCGACCCTCGCGGTGCTCATCGGCGTCCTCGCGGTGCTGAGCCTGGTCGGCTGGCTGATCGTCGTCGCGGTCGAGAACCAGTGGTCGCAGCTGCAGAAGTCGGCCGTCGACGGGTTCCAGCAGTTGCAGGACTTCGCGAAGAACCTGCCGATCTCGATCTCGGACAAGCAGGTCGACGACGCGGTGGCGTCCGTCACCGACTTCGTCACGAGCGCGCAGTTCGGCTCCGGTGCCCTGGCCGGCGCCTCGGCCACCGCGAACTTCCTGACCGGCCTGGTGCTGATGATCGTGGTGCTGTTCTTCTTCCTCAAGGACGGCCCGAGCATCTGGGAGTTCCTGCTCCGTCCGTTCACGGGTGAGCGGTACGCGCGTGCACGCCGGGTCGGCGACCGCGTGGTGTCGACCCTCGGCGGGTACGTCCGCGGCACGGCGACGGTCGCCGCCGTCGACGCCATCGGCATCGGTGTCGGCATCGCGATCGTCGGCGTCCCGCTCGCGCTCCCCCTGGCCGTCGTCGTGTTCATCACCGCCTTCATCCCGATCGTCGGTGCGACCGCGGCCGGCATCCTCGCCGCCCTGGTCGCACTCGTCGCGCTCGGCCCGGTCCAGGCGCTCATCGTGGTCGGCATCGTGATCCTGGTGAACCAGCTCGAGGGCAACTTCCTGCAGCCGGTCCTGATGGGTCGCACGCTGAAGCTGCACGGCCTGGTCATCCTGATCGGTCTGACCGCGGGCACCGTCCTGGCCGGCATCACCGGGGCCATCATCTCGGTGCCGCTGCTGGCCGCGGCGTGGGGCGCGATCCTGGTCTGGGACGGCCCGAACACCCCGGCGCGTCCGTGGCGCAAGAAGCGCAACGAGGACGTCACGGCCCACGAGCTCCCCGCCGACTGAGTCCCGGGGCGTTCTGCGGACATCCGTTTCGCGCAATCGGGACCGTCGCACGAAGATGGACCCGTGCTCGTCTCCATCGTCTACATGAGTCGCGCCGTCGTCCCCTTCGACGACGGCGACCTGGCGACGCTGCTGGACGGCTCACGGCTCCGCAACGAGGCGCTCGGCGTCTCCGGACTGCTCGTGGTGAAGGGCGGCCGCTTCATGCAGTTGCTCGAGGGTCCGGCGTGGAGCGTCGACGACCGGTTCGCCGCCATCAGCCGTGATCCGCGGCACGGCGAGGTGAAGTCGCTCATCCGCGAGGACATCGAGCGACGGCGCTTCGACGGATGGTCGATGGCCTACCGCTCGCTCGACGACGCGGACGTCCACACGGAGCCGGGCTTCAGTCCGTTCCTGTCCGGCGCAACGGACTTCCCACGGTCGTTCGACCGCACGAGCGCCGCGTGGCTGCTCAAGTGGTTCCGCGACCGCGAACTCCACGACCGCTGAACGTCTCGTCCACCACCCCGAGCAGTCGCTCGCGGTGCGCCGGGTCCGCCGTGGCCGTCAGCACGACCCGCCACATCGTCGCGACGGCCGGGAACAGGTCCGAACGCCCGGTGCGGACGTCGGACACGAGTTGCACCCCGGTGAAGTACGGAACGACGGTGGCGCCGAGCTGCTCCGCGCTCAGGTCGGTGCGGAGCTCACCGGCCGCGACCGCCAGCCGGAACACGTCGACGATCCCGCCGATCCACTGCTCGTAGAAGCTGACCGTCGCCGCGTGGAACTCGCCGCGCTCCAGCGACAGCCGGATGCCCGCCCGCACGATCGGGTCGGTCCGCAGCAGGTCCGCGATGGCGTGTGAGGCGCCGACCAGGGCGGCTGCGGGCGACTGCTCGGTGTGGCTGACGACGTCGAAGGTGCGGACGTTCTGCTCGTCGATCACACCGAGCGCCAGGGCCAGCTTGGTCGGGAAGTGGAAGTGCAGCGCTCCCTGCGAGACGCCCGCGCCGCGGGCGATGGCCGCGATCGTCGCGGCGGCGAAGCCGACGCGGTCGAACTCCTCCGCAGCGGCCACCAGGATCTGCTCACGTCGTTCCACGTGACCAGTCTCACGGACGGGAGGCGCGGTGCGGGCCCGCACCGCGCCTCCCGTCCGATCCTGGTCGCGTCAGACCGCGTCAGGCGACCCGCGCGCTCAGGTGAGTGCCAGCAGGTTGTTGACCTGCTCGTTGGTGCCGGTCAACGTCGAGATCGGCTTGCCGTTCGCGTAGACGTTGTCGAAGGCCGGCTGCAGCAGCGCCTGCACGTCCGCCGGGTTGCGGGTGACGGGGAACAGGAAGGTCGTCTTCTCCTCCACCTGCCGGGTGAAGGCCGACACGTCCAGCCCGCGCTTCCGGAACGACGCGACCGCCGCCTCGGTACCGGCGGGACGGGCCGGGAACACCACGCCCGCGCGGCCGACGATCTCCTGCGCGGTGTCGCTGCCGAGGAACGCGACCCACTTCGCCGCGGCCTCCGGGTCCTTCGCCTGCTTCGTGATCGAGTCACCCAGCCCGTTGAACATCGACGCCCGCTTGCCCGTCGGCCCGATCGGCGTCGGGGCGACGGCGATGTCGAGGTCCTGCATGTTCAGGTACGTGCCGATCATCCACGAGCCGTTGAACGACAACGCGCACTTGCCCGCGCCGAGCTGCACGTCGGGACCGGTCGTGGTCGAGAAGACGCCGTACTTCGCCATGTAGCCCTTGTCGGCCAGGCGGTAGTACCAGGCGAGGGTGTCCTGCACCGTCTCTTCGTCGTAGCGGAACCTGTCGCCCCACGGGTTCTCGTTCGTGTAGAACCAGTCGGTCGACCCGGTGAAGGGCGACCACTGCGTCTGGCCGAAGCCGTCGCCGCCGGAGCCGTTCGACGAGATGCCGTAGACCTCGACGTTCTCCTTGTCGAACCCGGGCTCGTCACCCCGCCGTCCCTTGGCGTCGATCGTCAGGTGCGCGAGCATCCGCTCGAACGAACCGCCGTCGTCGGGGTTCCACTCGAGCGTGGCGAGCTCGTCGTCGGAGACGCCGGCCTGCTGCATCGCGCTGCGGTCGTAGAACATCCCCACGGTGTCCCAGTCCTTCGGCGAGCCGTAGCGGTGCCCGTCCTGGCCCTTCCACAGCTCGGCGAGGCCGGACTGGTAGTCGTCATCGCGGATCGACTTCGTCGCCTCGAGCTCGTCGAGCTTGTACAGCACGTCGAGGTCCGAGTACTGCGGGAACTTCGTCAGGTGGTCGGTGAAGACGTCCGGGGCGGTGCCGGCGATGAACCCGGCCGTCAGCTTGGTCCAGTAGTCGGCCCACCCGAGCTGGGTGATCTGCACCGTGATGTCGGGGTTCTCGCGGTGGAACGCCTTCGCGACCTGCTGGTACGCGGGCAGCTGGTTGGAGTCCCAGAGCCAGTAGCTCACGGTGCGGGGGCCGCGCTTCGACGCGGTCCCCCGGCTCGGTGACGAGCAGGCGGCGAGCGCACCGAGGGCGAGGGCTGAGGCGCCACCGGCGAAGAGTGCGCGGCGGGAGAGGGTGTTCGTCATGGTGTGGTGGTCCTGTCCGAGCCGGGGCTACTTGATCCCGGAGAAGCCGATGGAGTTGACGATCCGCTTGGCGAAGACGCCGAACAGCACGATCATCGGGAGGGCCGCGACGAGGGTCGCGGACATGAGCCCGGCCCAGTCGGTGCCGGACTGCGGGGACTGCGACTTGAAGACGCCGAGCGCGACGGTGAGCACCCGCGAGCTGTCGGTGTACGACACCATGAGCGGCCAGAAGTAGTCGTTCCAGCTCGTGATGTACGTCAGCACGGCGAGCGTGGCGATCGGTGCGGCGGCCATCGGGACGACGAGTCGGAAGAACACCCGGACCTTGCCCGCACCGTCGATGAGTGCGGCCTCCTCGACCTCCTTCGAGATGCCGAGGAAGAACTGCCGCAGGAAGAACACCGCGAACGGGGTCATGAACATCGTCGGCAGCGCGATGCCGAGCAGGTTGTCGACGAGCCCGAGCTGCTTGATGAGCGTGAAGTTCGGCAGCAGCGTGAAGATCGCGGGCACCATCAGGCCGGCGAGGAACACCCCGAAGACCTTGTCGCGTCCGGGCCAGCGCAGTCGGGCGAAGGCGTACGCTGCGGCTGCCGAGAAGAACACCTGGCCGACCGTGACGAGCGTCGACACGATCACGGAGTTGAGCAGGTACCGCCAGAAGTTCAGCGCGGCGCCGGAGCCGCCCTGTGCCAGCGCCTCTTCAGTGGACTGCAGGCCGAGGACCCGCTCGAAGCCGCCCAGGCTGAAGCCGACGGGCAGCAGGGACGTCGGGTCGGAGTTGATCGCGCCGTTCGACGACAGGGCGGTGCGCAGGATCCAGTAGAACGGGAACAGGGTGACGACGATGACGAGGATCATCGCGACCCAGGCGAGGACGCGGCCGACCGACGGCCGGCGACGGTGGCCGGCTCCGGGACGGGGCGGACGCTTGGTGGTGACGGAACGGGTGAGGGTCGTGGTCATGGTGCGGCGCTCCGTTCAGTCCAGGTCCGACTCACCCGAGCGGGTGAGGCGGTACTGGATGATCGTGATGATGCTGAGGACGATGAGGAGCGCGACCGAGACCGCGGACGCGTAGCCGAACTGGAACCGGCCGAACGCCAGGTTGTAGATGTAGTTCTGCACGACGTTCGTGGCGTTCGCGGGGCCGCCCTGCGTGGTGACGGCGACGGTGTCGAACACCTGGAACGAGCCGATCACGGTGATGATGAGCACCAGGGACAGGATCGGGCGGAGCAGCGGCACCGTGATGCGCCAGAACATCTTCCACTCGCTCGCCCCGTCGATACGGCCGGCCTCGTAGACGGTCTCGGGCAGCGACTGCAGGCCCGCGAAGATCAGGAGCGCCGTGTAGCCGACGTGCCGCCACACGTTGATGAGCGCGATCGACGGGATGCCCCAGACGTCGCTCTGCAGGAACGGGATCCGGTCGAGTCCGAGGGCTGCGAGCATCTCGTTGCCGATGCCGAGCTGGGTGTCGAGGATCCACAGCCAGACGAGCGCCGCGACCACGTTCGACACCAGGTACGGCGCCAGGACGATGCCGCGGACGAAGGTCGACTTCGTCAGGCGGTGCATCATCACCGCGAT of the Curtobacterium sp. TC1 genome contains:
- a CDS encoding MFS transporter; protein product: MTRHPRGALFATSTMTGFGIATWVTRTPAIRDELGASIEAMGLVLLGLSIGSMIGILGAGALVRRLGTRPLILLGGALPVVGMVLVALLAPAQVPAGVWAGLFLIGFGSGVAEIGLNVEAAAVERHIGRPVVPVLHACFSLGTVVGGVVGIAMTAARTPVAVHLLVGAAVMAALAAFAALNLQPLPRTAAPTDGADAADTVAASRDTTATRRSVITVQLALIAVITLAMAFAEGAASDWLPLLMTTDHDAPEAVGSLVFTGFALAMLIGRSAGTPLVMRLGRGPVVRLCAAVGGIGVLLVVVSPSPVVTAIAAAVWGLGIALGFPLAISAAGDHPTDGDRRVSVVATAGYIAFLVGPPLLGFVGEHLGLQAAMLVPLVLLVAAFVVAPAARDADVRRTVPT
- a CDS encoding AI-2E family transporter, coding for MPFFRDSPQPTTPSKIQAAWSDSAGRLATRCLQLIIVVVVIAGVVYAGGVLSVVTIPVLLALIIASAMHPVVSWLRKHRVPSVLATLAVLIGVLAVLSLVGWLIVVAVENQWSQLQKSAVDGFQQLQDFAKNLPISISDKQVDDAVASVTDFVTSAQFGSGALAGASATANFLTGLVLMIVVLFFFLKDGPSIWEFLLRPFTGERYARARRVGDRVVSTLGGYVRGTATVAAVDAIGIGVGIAIVGVPLALPLAVVVFITAFIPIVGATAAGILAALVALVALGPVQALIVVGIVILVNQLEGNFLQPVLMGRTLKLHGLVILIGLTAGTVLAGITGAIISVPLLAAAWGAILVWDGPNTPARPWRKKRNEDVTAHELPAD
- a CDS encoding BLUF domain-containing protein, with the translated sequence MLVSIVYMSRAVVPFDDGDLATLLDGSRLRNEALGVSGLLVVKGGRFMQLLEGPAWSVDDRFAAISRDPRHGEVKSLIREDIERRRFDGWSMAYRSLDDADVHTEPGFSPFLSGATDFPRSFDRTSAAWLLKWFRDRELHDR
- a CDS encoding ScbR family autoregulator-binding transcription factor; amino-acid sequence: MERREQILVAAAEEFDRVGFAAATIAAIARGAGVSQGALHFHFPTKLALALGVIDEQNVRTFDVVSHTEQSPAAALVGASHAIADLLRTDPIVRAGIRLSLERGEFHAATVSFYEQWIGGIVDVFRLAVAAGELRTDLSAEQLGATVVPYFTGVQLVSDVRTGRSDLFPAVATMWRVVLTATADPAHRERLLGVVDETFSGRGVRGRGTT
- a CDS encoding ABC transporter substrate-binding protein, which encodes MTNTLSRRALFAGGASALALGALAACSSPSRGTASKRGPRTVSYWLWDSNQLPAYQQVAKAFHRENPDITVQITQLGWADYWTKLTAGFIAGTAPDVFTDHLTKFPQYSDLDVLYKLDELEATKSIRDDDYQSGLAELWKGQDGHRYGSPKDWDTVGMFYDRSAMQQAGVSDDELATLEWNPDDGGSFERMLAHLTIDAKGRRGDEPGFDKENVEVYGISSNGSGGDGFGQTQWSPFTGSTDWFYTNENPWGDRFRYDEETVQDTLAWYYRLADKGYMAKYGVFSTTTGPDVQLGAGKCALSFNGSWMIGTYLNMQDLDIAVAPTPIGPTGKRASMFNGLGDSITKQAKDPEAAAKWVAFLGSDTAQEIVGRAGVVFPARPAGTEAAVASFRKRGLDVSAFTRQVEEKTTFLFPVTRNPADVQALLQPAFDNVYANGKPISTLTGTNEQVNNLLALT
- a CDS encoding carbohydrate ABC transporter permease, whose protein sequence is MTTTLTRSVTTKRPPRPGAGHRRRPSVGRVLAWVAMILVIVVTLFPFYWILRTALSSNGAINSDPTSLLPVGFSLGGFERVLGLQSTEEALAQGGSGAALNFWRYLLNSVIVSTLVTVGQVFFSAAAAYAFARLRWPGRDKVFGVFLAGLMVPAIFTLLPNFTLIKQLGLVDNLLGIALPTMFMTPFAVFFLRQFFLGISKEVEEAALIDGAGKVRVFFRLVVPMAAAPIATLAVLTYITSWNDYFWPLMVSYTDSSRVLTVALGVFKSQSPQSGTDWAGLMSATLVAALPMIVLFGVFAKRIVNSIGFSGIK
- a CDS encoding carbohydrate ABC transporter permease; its protein translation is MTTASTRRRSRAADLPLASTTVPRRRRPRNDLWLALVFIAPAAIGFVVFLAWPTVRGIYLSFTSYNLLTEPEFTGLQNYARLVQDSIFWHSMVVTVEYVLINIVIQTVVALFIAVMMHRLTKSTFVRGIVLAPYLVSNVVAALVWLWILDTQLGIGNEMLAALGLDRIPFLQSDVWGIPSIALINVWRHVGYTALLIFAGLQSLPETVYEAGRIDGASEWKMFWRITVPLLRPILSLVLIITVIGSFQVFDTVAVTTQGGPANATNVVQNYIYNLAFGRFQFGYASAVSVALLIVLSIITIIQYRLTRSGESDLD